A stretch of the Gossypium hirsutum isolate 1008001.06 chromosome D07, Gossypium_hirsutum_v2.1, whole genome shotgun sequence genome encodes the following:
- the LOC107958630 gene encoding uncharacterized protein, whose product MNTKTMRLPPRRVPDSMPNNKRKERDGFDLKPQTSLPPSSKPPMPTAPPPLLSNHLLAGYLAHEFLTNGTLFGQPWDPTRPQQSPAESRKGIREKAEPNDRSAPGDAEPKPKKHQRYVEVASLLKTDGAHLPGIVNPTQLSRFLEM is encoded by the coding sequence ATGAACACCAAAACGATGCGTCTCCCTCCCCGTCGGGTGCCCGATTCCATGCCCAATAACAAACGAAAAGAGAGAGACGGTTTTGACCTCAAACCCCAAACCTCTCTTCCTCCGTCCTCGAAACCACCCATGCCGACCGCTCCTCCCCCGCTTCTCTCCAACCACCTCCTAGCTGGATACCTGGCCCACGAGTTCCTCACTAACGGGACTCTCTTCGGCCAGCCGTGGGACCCGACCCGACCTCAACAATCGCCCGCTGAATCCAGGAAGGGAATCAGAGAAAAAGCCGAGCCGAACGACAGATCCGCACCAGGCGACGCCGAGCCGAAGCCGAAGAAGCATCAAAGGTACGTAGAAGTGGCAAGTTTGCTGAAGACCGATGGGGCCCACTTGCCGGGCATCGTCAACCCGACCCAGCTCTCTCGTTTCTTAGAGATGTAA